From Gammaproteobacteria bacterium:
TCCGTAACAGTGCAGACGGTCCCCGTTCCGCACGATTGCACCGACGGCTTTCTCGGCTCCTGCTGGCGACGCCCCCACGGCTATCTCGACGAGCGGGTGCGCGGCGCAATGTCCACGTTCTCCAAGCTGTCGGAAACGGAGACCGGGCTGGCGCAACTGAGCGCCGACCTCGAATCCGGGCACTGGCAACGCAAGTACGGAGCGCTTCTGAACGAAACGGAACTCGACATCGGCTACCGCCTGCTCATAGCCGGCGCCTGACGCGTCTGTTGGCCGCGGAAACCGTATACGATTGCCGTTTTGGCGTCGGCAAGGGGAAAATTGTGCGTATCACTGTGTTTGCGTCGCTGCGGGCGACTTTTCTATTGGGAGTGGCATTGACCATGACTGCACATTCGATCGATTCGGCCCAGGCTGCCGAGCAAGACGAAATCGAAGCCATAAAGGCCTTTATTCACCACACCGCGGAAGTCTGGAACACCCAGGACTTCCGCAAGGTGCTGGACCTCTGGGACCAGGACGAAGAGGTGCCCTTCTACCTGGCCGAGGAACAGGAACGCTGGTTCCTCGGTTGGGAGCCGCTCCGGGCCTATCTGGCTCCGCCCCTGCCGAACCCGGTGCTGGAAGCGCTGCGCGAGGAAATGTATGACATTTCGGTCAAGCTCATCGCCGACGATCTGGCCATCGCCGTGTGGTACATGCATTTCGAAATGAAGATGCGAGGGAGGAGCGCCCTGGGCGAGGAAATCCGGATGAGCGCGGTCTTGCGCAAGAAGCCCGAGGGATGGCGGTTTATCCATTGGGCGGAGTCGCCCCTGACACCCACGGCCTATATCGACAAGCTCAGGGAGAAGGAGGTGGATTATGAGAAATTCACGCCCCTGCTTGAGCGCGGGCGTGCGGTAAGGGAAGCCTGGACGGCCGAGGCACAAGAAAAAGCCGCCAGCGAATAGCCGGACGGCCGTAACGGCTCAGATGCGCGTAGTAGGCCCGAGCGCGGTCGAAGCGCGAACATCCGCTGTCACAGCCTTCGTGGCGGCCGCGCTTTTCGCGCCGGCCTCCCTGACGGCTCAACCGGAACCGGAACCGGAAATCGAGCAACTGGTGGTTGAGGGGGAGCGGCTCCCCGAAGGCGCGGCCGACCCGTTCGGGGTGCTGGACGCCGCCATCGGCGATACGGTTTTCGGCCTCGACAAGACGGCGTGGGAAACTCCCCGTTCCACCGCGTCCCTGAGCGAAGAGCTGCTCGTGCGGCATGGCGTCGAGACGGTAGAGGACTTCTCGCAAATCATCCCGGGCGCCCATACGGCCTCGTTCTTCGGGCTGGCGGCCAGCATCGACCTGCGGGGCGCCCTTGCCGACACGCACTTTCGAGGCATGCGCCGGCTGGTCAGCGCCGGAGGATGGCAATCGCTCATTCGGGCCGCCGACCGGGTGGACGTTGTACGTGGACCGGCCACGCCCATCCACGGTGCGGGATCGATTTCGGGCTACATCAACCTGGTGCCCAAGACCGCACGCGCCGACGAGGACCGGTTCATCGAGGCGCCCAGAGGCGACGTGGCCGTCCGAGTCGGTTCCTGGAATCGCTATGGCTTCGAAGGACAGCGTGGCGGTCCCGCGCGCCTGTTCGGAAAACCGGCAGGCTATCACGTGTTCGGCCTCTGGGAGGACGCCGGAAGTTACTACCGGGAACATCCGGGGCAGCGGCAGCTCATGCTGCAGGGAACCCTGGTGGTGGACCTGCGCGGCGACGTCTGGATCGAAGCGGGGCAGCAGTATCAGCGCTGGCGCGGCGCGGAGAACGCCGGCTGGAACCGCGTCGATCAGAAGCTCATCGACGAGGGCCTGTACCTGTCCGGCGAGCCGCTGGTGAACCTGGACAGCGACCGCGACGGACGGATCAGCCAGCGCGAAGTGCTGGCCGTCAGCCCGCGCAATCGGCTGGCCGTGTTCCAGCCCTACGGGCAGACCGGCCTGACGTTCGCCAGCGAGGCCGAACGTCAGGCTCTGCGGCTCAACCCGGACACGCTGCGGCGCGTGCCGATCGGCGCCGAACATTGCCTTTGCGCTCCGTCGGACAGCGGCGCGGCCGAGTCTCTGGCCGCCTACTTCGACGTGTTCGCGGAATTGGGCCGGGTGACGTTGCGCCAGAAGCTGTTCCTCGATTACGCCGACCGGCACATCGTGGCCAGCTACGGGTTTTCGCAGCAGCACCGCACGGTGCTGGTTGAGGAGCGTCTGGAGGCCGTGTTTCGCGGTCTTGAACTGGGCCGGGCGCTCACCGTGGATCTGGTCCTTGCGCCCAACCTGCGCTACTACGACACGCGGGCCCGCCAGGACTTCTCCTACGAGTTCTTCAACCGCAGGGACATCAGCAAGCCGCCGTCCCCGCTCGACCTGCGCGACTCGGCCTTCGCCAGTCCAGGCGAGGAAGCCCACACTTCGGATGTCGCCACGGAATGGCTGAACCTGGGCGTGGCGGCGCTGGCGGACGTGACTTTCATGGAGCGCTGGTCGGTGCTGGCCGGCGCGCGCTGGGACCGCTACGACCTGACTTCGACCAACGGCCCCGGGCCACTCGTGACGGCCACGCCGAACGCCTCGGCGTCCACCGTGCAAAGCAAGCTTTCGTGGAGCGTGTCGGTCAGCGTGACGCTGGGCGGCTGGCGTCCGTACGTCACCGTTGCCGAGCAGGCCCTGTCCCTGGGCGGACAATCCGGAGAGATTTCCGTGCGCAACGTCAGGGAGGGGCCGCTGGGAACCTCAAGGCTTCGGGAGGCGGGGCTGAAATTTGCCGGATTGGGCGGGCGTCTGCAGGCGGCCCTGGCCTGGTATGAGCAGAAACGCGTCGACTATTCGGCGTTCGCCGACGCCAATCTGGCGGTGCTGGGCCGGGGACTGGAGCTGGATTTGCGCGCCGCCGTGAGCGAACGTCTTGGATTGCTGTTTTCCGCCACGCGCTCGCGCATCTATCGCGAACCGCTTACCGGGCGGTTCATTTTCGCGCCGCCGGCGATCACCGGCCTGGCCCCCGAAGACCAGCACGGCGGTCACGTGGTGACCGTCCTGCCCGCGGGAGACACCCGGTTTCGCGAACGCGGCGCCCTGCCGGAATTCGTGGTCAGCGCCGGTGGAACCTGGCAGGCGGCGCGCGACCTGGCGCTCACGTTAAGCGTCAGCCGTGTAGGCCCCGCCTGGTCCGGCGTGGCGCGCACCGTGCGGCTTCCTGCATACACGCTGGCGAACTCATCGGTTTCGTGGACCATCCGCCAGTGGAGCGTAATCCTGGCAGTCAACAATGCGCTTGACGAACTCTATTTCCAGGGCAATTTCCCACAGATCTTCGGCGATGTGGTCGTGCTGGCGCGGCCGGAGCGAAACTGGCGGCTGACTCTGCGGCGCAGCTTCGGCTCCTGAACCGTGCTCAGCGGCAGGATCGGGAGCGGGTACTCCGGTTCCCGAAGGCACGTATCCGCTAGGCGATGCCGCAGCGCTCCAATGCGGGCCTGGTCAGATTCCGGCTGCCGGTCTCGGTTACCAGCACGTCGTCCTCAATCCGGATTCCCCCGTAGGGCTGCCACCGTTCCACGTTTTCCCAGTTGACCGCACTGCGGAGGGGCCCGTCGCGGATCTCGTTCAGCAAGGCGGGTATGAAGTACAGGCCCGGTTCGATGGTCACGACGAACCCGGGCTCCAGGGTCCGGGTCAGGCGCAGGAACGGATGCTCGGGCGGGGGATTGCGCTCGGCTCCGTCGGGCGACTCCAGGCGGCCGCCGGCGTCGTGGACCTGCAGACCCAGCAGGTGGCCGAGTCCGTGCGGCAGAAAGGTGCGCGTAAGGCCTCGTTCGTAACCCTCCGCCGCGGCGCAACGAATGATTCCGTGTTCCGCCAGCACTTCGGCCAGCAACTGATGCGTGCGATCGTGCAGCGAGATGAAGCTCGTTCCGGAACGGGCCTCCTCGCAAATCGTCTGCTGCAAGGCATCCATTGACGCGATCAGGTCAGCGAAAGGATCGCCCGGGGACGTCCAGGTGCGGGTGATGTCCGACGCATAGCCGTTGTGATTGGCCCCGGCGTCGATCAGGAATGAGCGGAACTGCTCGGGCGGCTGCGTGTCGAGGTTCTGATAGTGCAGGACCGCGGCGTGTTCGTTCAGGGCCACAATGCTCTGATACGGCAGCGACGACTCGCGCTGTCCCGACGAGCGGCAATAGATGCCGTTGAGTTCGAACTCCGACGGCTGTCCCGTCAGCGCTTCGCTGGTGGCGGCATGTCCCGGCGCCGCCACGCGGTTTGCTTCCTCCAAGCATGCGACCTCGTAACGCGTCTTGCAGGCGCGGTGGTAATCCAGGTGCGTAAGCAGCTTCTTGTCGTTGACGCTCGCCAATCCCATTGCTCCGTGCGCTTCCTCGCCGATGCCGGCCAACCGCGACACCCCGCCCAATTCCTTCAGCAGGTCTCCCTTTTCCGAAACGCTGCGAATCTCCAGGTATTGGGCCCAGAATCCGGAAGGCTCGGGCGCCGGCATGTGCCAGAAGTCTTCATGCTGCAACCAGACCAGCACCGGGGTTTCGCCCGGAACGATCTTGAGGGCGGAGTCGGGATACGCGTTCGGCGCCCAGGCCTTGAAGTAGGGTTCGGCGAAGAACGGATACTCGAGATCGTCCCGGTGGCGATACTTCGCTGCGCCCGAGAACACGACGACCCCGTCAACTCCGCATGCGCCGCACGCGCTGGCGACCCGCTTGTCCCACTCCGCGATATGGTCGCGATACAGGGACGCCCAGGAACCGGGTGCGGAGCCTTCAGGCATTTGCGGCCTCCATCAGCGCTGACTTGCGCACTTGCCGGAGTCTACCGAAGATTGCATCGTTGACCGCATCGATCAACCTGCCCAAACGGGTGGGTTTCCTCGCGGGCATTGATCGCTAACCTAGTTCTAATGAAGGTTAGGCCTATTGCGCGCGCGGCCAGCGACGTGGGCGGCACATTTACCGACCTCGTGCTCTACCGCGTCGGGAAGGATGGCGGTGAGGTCCGTTGCTCGAAGGTTGACACCACGCCACCGGACTTCGAGGTCGGGGTCATGTCGAGCCTCGAAAAGCTGGACCTGGAACCTTCCGAGCTTGATTTCTTTGCCCACGGATGCACGGTGGTCATCAACGCGCTCACGGAGCGCAAGGGAGCAAAGACCGCACTGATCACGACCCGGGGCTTTCGGGACGTGCTGGAAATAGCACGGGGCAACCGGCCGGATCTGTTCAACTTCAATTTCCGCAAACCCAAGCCCTTCGTGGACCGATACCTGAGGCTGGAGATTCCGGAGAGAACGACCTATCACGGCGAAATTCAAGAGCCCGTGGACTTGAGTTCGCTTCCCGAGCAGATCGACTACCTCAAGAGCGAAGGCGTGGAAGCGATCGCGGTCGCCTTTCTTCATGCCTACATCAACCCTTCCAACGAACAGCGCGCCGCCGAGGAAATCCGGCGCCTGTGGCCGGAGGCTTCGGTCATCGCTTCCCACGAAGTATCGCGCGAATGGCGAGAGTACGAGCGCACCAACACCACCGTGCTGGCGGCCTACGTGCATCCCATAGCCGAAGCCTATATCGAGCGGCTGCAGGCGAGCCTTGAGCAGGGCGGTTTCCGACGCAGCCCCTACATGATGCAATCCAACGGCGGCATCACAACAGCGGAGGCCGCCAAGCACAACCCCATCGCGATGGTCGAGTCCGGGCCGGCCAGCGGCATATTTGCGGCCGCGTACCTGGGCCAGCTGATCGGCGAACCCAACCTGATCGTGCTCGATATCGGCGGCACCACGGCCAAGTGCGCACTGGTCGAAAACGGCAGGGTCCGCGTAACCACCGAGTATCACATCGAGAAGACCCGGAAGTCCCCCGGCTACCCGATCCAGACGCCGGTGTCCGAAATCGTCGAAATCGGCACGGGCGGCGGGTCGATAGCCTGGGTGGATGCGGGAGGCAAACTCCATGTGGGCCCCCAGTCGGCGGGCGCGGACCCCGGACCGGCCGCGTATGGCCGGGGTGGCACGCGCGTCACCACCACCGACGCCAACCTGGTTCTTGCCCGTATCGATCCCGACAGCTTCGTAGGCGGGGAAGTCGATCCCGACTGGTCGTCGGTGAATCGCGCCTTCGCATCCCTGGAGGACGTTCTGTCGCTCACCCGCGAGGAAATCGCCCGCGGCGTTGTGCAGATCGCAAACGCCAACATGGTCAATGCCCTGCGGCTGGTGTCCACCAACAAGGGCCACGATCCGCGCGAATTTGCGCTCATCGCATTCGGCGGGGGCGGAGCGATGCACGCCCTGCCCCTGGCGGAAGAGCTGAAGGTGCGCAAAGTGATCGTGCCCGTGAATTC
This genomic window contains:
- a CDS encoding nuclear transport factor 2 family protein, with protein sequence MTAHSIDSAQAAEQDEIEAIKAFIHHTAEVWNTQDFRKVLDLWDQDEEVPFYLAEEQERWFLGWEPLRAYLAPPLPNPVLEALREEMYDISVKLIADDLAIAVWYMHFEMKMRGRSALGEEIRMSAVLRKKPEGWRFIHWAESPLTPTAYIDKLREKEVDYEKFTPLLERGRAVREAWTAEAQEKAASE
- a CDS encoding TonB-dependent receptor, coding for MAAALFAPASLTAQPEPEPEIEQLVVEGERLPEGAADPFGVLDAAIGDTVFGLDKTAWETPRSTASLSEELLVRHGVETVEDFSQIIPGAHTASFFGLAASIDLRGALADTHFRGMRRLVSAGGWQSLIRAADRVDVVRGPATPIHGAGSISGYINLVPKTARADEDRFIEAPRGDVAVRVGSWNRYGFEGQRGGPARLFGKPAGYHVFGLWEDAGSYYREHPGQRQLMLQGTLVVDLRGDVWIEAGQQYQRWRGAENAGWNRVDQKLIDEGLYLSGEPLVNLDSDRDGRISQREVLAVSPRNRLAVFQPYGQTGLTFASEAERQALRLNPDTLRRVPIGAEHCLCAPSDSGAAESLAAYFDVFAELGRVTLRQKLFLDYADRHIVASYGFSQQHRTVLVEERLEAVFRGLELGRALTVDLVLAPNLRYYDTRARQDFSYEFFNRRDISKPPSPLDLRDSAFASPGEEAHTSDVATEWLNLGVAALADVTFMERWSVLAGARWDRYDLTSTNGPGPLVTATPNASASTVQSKLSWSVSVSVTLGGWRPYVTVAEQALSLGGQSGEISVRNVREGPLGTSRLREAGLKFAGLGGRLQAALAWYEQKRVDYSAFADANLAVLGRGLELDLRAAVSERLGLLFSATRSRIYREPLTGRFIFAPPAITGLAPEDQHGGHVVTVLPAGDTRFRERGALPEFVVSAGGTWQAARDLALTLSVSRVGPAWSGVARTVRLPAYTLANSSVSWTIRQWSVILAVNNALDELYFQGNFPQIFGDVVVLARPERNWRLTLRRSFGS
- the pepQ gene encoding Xaa-Pro dipeptidase, whose product is MPEGSAPGSWASLYRDHIAEWDKRVASACGACGVDGVVVFSGAAKYRHRDDLEYPFFAEPYFKAWAPNAYPDSALKIVPGETPVLVWLQHEDFWHMPAPEPSGFWAQYLEIRSVSEKGDLLKELGGVSRLAGIGEEAHGAMGLASVNDKKLLTHLDYHRACKTRYEVACLEEANRVAAPGHAATSEALTGQPSEFELNGIYCRSSGQRESSLPYQSIVALNEHAAVLHYQNLDTQPPEQFRSFLIDAGANHNGYASDITRTWTSPGDPFADLIASMDALQQTICEEARSGTSFISLHDRTHQLLAEVLAEHGIIRCAAAEGYERGLTRTFLPHGLGHLLGLQVHDAGGRLESPDGAERNPPPEHPFLRLTRTLEPGFVVTIEPGLYFIPALLNEIRDGPLRSAVNWENVERWQPYGGIRIEDDVLVTETGSRNLTRPALERCGIA
- a CDS encoding hydantoinase/oxoprolinase family protein — encoded protein: MKVRPIARAASDVGGTFTDLVLYRVGKDGGEVRCSKVDTTPPDFEVGVMSSLEKLDLEPSELDFFAHGCTVVINALTERKGAKTALITTRGFRDVLEIARGNRPDLFNFNFRKPKPFVDRYLRLEIPERTTYHGEIQEPVDLSSLPEQIDYLKSEGVEAIAVAFLHAYINPSNEQRAAEEIRRLWPEASVIASHEVSREWREYERTNTTVLAAYVHPIAEAYIERLQASLEQGGFRRSPYMMQSNGGITTAEAAKHNPIAMVESGPASGIFAAAYLGQLIGEPNLIVLDIGGTTAKCALVENGRVRVTTEYHIEKTRKSPGYPIQTPVSEIVEIGTGGGSIAWVDAGGKLHVGPQSAGADPGPAAYGRGGTRVTTTDANLVLARIDPDSFVGGEVDPDWSSVNRAFASLEDVLSLTREEIARGVVQIANANMVNALRLVSTNKGHDPREFALIAFGGGGAMHALPLAEELKVRKVIVPVNSSVFSAWGMLLTDLRRDYVQTRPLYFNAENHPQVLDTFAQLRDKAEDDYVSDGVISTARELTFEQHGDMRYEGQEHTVKVPLKLSGQVLEQELEAATEDFHQAHEQRYTYRLDNPVQIVNFHLVATVEVDKPELAERKPSGKTLEEALLGTREVDFHPHGRHEARIYDGGLLDSTMSVAGPAVIQEASVTLPVPPGRKVTLDRHGNYHIELKQPGKETGERA